The following nucleotide sequence is from Synechococcus sp. CBW1004.
CCACCGAGGAGATCTGGTACTACGAGCAGCCCGTGCCTGATGGGCAGAAGGCCTATTCGATGACCCGCCCGATCCGCGCAGAGCATTTCGCAGACTGTGTGGCCTGGTGGGGCGGCCCCAACCGCAAGGGCCGGAAAGAAACCGAGCAAGCCTGGCGCGTGCCGATCGCCCAGATCCAGGAGCGCAACTACAACCTCGACCTCAAGAATCCCCATGTGGCCGCTGCCGACCACGGCGACCCCGAGGAGCTGCTGGCCGACCTGCAGACCGCTGAGCAGAAGGCGGCCGAGCTGCGCGATCAGCTCAAGGCGATCCTGGCGGAGGCGCTGCTGCGATGAACGCCGAGCGATTGCTGGCCCTGTTCGAGCGGATCAGCGAAGCCCCAGACGCGATCCCCAGGCTGCGCCGCTTCATCCTCGACCTGGCGGTGCGGGGGAAACTGGTGGAGCAGGACCCGGAGGATGAGCCGGCGGAGGAGTTGATCAGGCTGATTTCGACAGAGAAGGCGAGATTGGCCCAAGCAGGAAAGATCAAGAGGTTTAAGCCATTACCGCCCATAACCGGAGAGGAAGTATTAGAAGAACTTCCTAAGGGCTGGAGCTTGAGTCGGCTTGGATGCCTAATTGATCTTATTTCGGGTCAACATCTGCAGCCAAGCGAATACTCAGAAAACCCTGCAGATGGACTGCCGTACATTACGGGCCCTTCAGACTTCTCGCCTGGCGGCATTTGTATCACCAGGTATGCGCTTGTGCGCAAAGCCGTTGCCTTCAAGGGCCAGCTTTTGTTGACGGCAAAGGGATCCGGAGTTGGCAAAATAGCAATCTGTGATATCCAAGAGGTAGCGATAAGTCGTCAACTCATGGCATTAACAGCAATTGGATGGAACGATCGCTACCTTGCCTTGGTCACTCATCGGCTTGCCGTCAAGCTGCAAAGTGAAGCAAGAAGTCTGATCCCTGGTATTTCCCGACAAGATGTTGAGAATTTCGTTCTTCCCCTCCCACCCCTCGCCGAACAACACCGCATCGTCGCCAAGGTCGACAAATTGATGACCCTGTGCGATCAGCTGGAGGCCGCCCGCACGCAACGCGTGCAGTGCCGCGAGCGCCTGGTGGCCGCCAGCCTGCAGCGCCTCAACCAACCCAGCGACGACCCGGAGGCCTTCCGCAGCGACGCCCGCTTTGCCCTGCAGGTGTTGCCCAGCCTCACGAACACCCCCGCCCAGATCAAGCAGCTGCGCCAGACGATCCTGAACCTGGCGGTGCGCGGGAAGCTGGTGGAGCAGGATCCGGAGGATGAGCCGGCGGAGCAGTTGCTCAGTGCAGTCTTGAAGGCACCGTGGCAGAAAAAGCGAAAACCGATCCCCACGGCGTTTGATGACAAGTCAAAGACGCTTGTTAAGCTCCCTCTTCCAGATTCTTGGACCTGGGCAACGATTGAGGCGATAGTGCCGCCAGACGAGACAGTTACATATGGAATCCTGAAACCAGTCTGGGTTGCTGATGGCGTCCCCACTGTGCGAGTCACCGAAATGAAGACGGGTTCTATTGACACCAGCAGGTTGCCATGCTGCGACCCCGTTCGGGCCGAGAAGTTCCGCAAGACAACCCTGAAAGAGTGGGACTTACTTATTTCCAAGGACGGCACAATCGGAAAAACGGTATTCGTTCCTGCTAGCCTCGCAGGGGGCAACATTACTCAGCACGTAATTCGACTGCCCATCTCAAGTCAACTCTGCAGACCTTATATACGGATTGCCATTGACTCTCCATATTGCCAGTCTTATATGAGGGGTGAAACAAAGGGGGTCGCGCTGCAAGGTGTCAATGTCGGTGATTTCAGGAAAATGCCTATCCCCCTCCCACCCCTCGCCGAACAACACCGCATCGTCGCCAAGGTCGACGAACTGATGGCCCTCTGCGATCAGCTGGAGCAGCAGCTCAGCCAGGGCGAGGAGAGTCGTCGGGGGCTGCTGGAGGCGGTGCTGCAGGAGGCATTGGCGGATTCTCAGGCAGACTTGGTGTTGGAGGGGAGAGCCTGACCATGCTGGAACGTATCCATGTGCGGGGGTTCAAATCCCTCCGCGAGGCCACCGTTGACCTGGCGCCTCTCGTTGTGTTGTTTGGGCCCAATGCGGCAGGTAAGAGCAATCTGCTTGAGGCTCTCCTGCTGTTGTCCAGGCTTGTAGGCGAGCGCACCTTGAATGAGGCCTTCGCTCCGACGGGGATACGGGGAAATCCCCTGGAGGCCTTTTCT
It contains:
- a CDS encoding restriction endonuclease subunit S, translated to MNAERLLALFERISEAPDAIPRLRRFILDLAVRGKLVEQDPEDEPAEELIRLISTEKARLAQAGKIKRFKPLPPITGEEVLEELPKGWSLSRLGCLIDLISGQHLQPSEYSENPADGLPYITGPSDFSPGGICITRYALVRKAVAFKGQLLLTAKGSGVGKIAICDIQEVAISRQLMALTAIGWNDRYLALVTHRLAVKLQSEARSLIPGISRQDVENFVLPLPPLAEQHRIVAKVDKLMTLCDQLEAARTQRVQCRERLVAASLQRLNQPSDDPEAFRSDARFALQVLPSLTNTPAQIKQLRQTILNLAVRGKLVEQDPEDEPAEQLLSAVLKAPWQKKRKPIPTAFDDKSKTLVKLPLPDSWTWATIEAIVPPDETVTYGILKPVWVADGVPTVRVTEMKTGSIDTSRLPCCDPVRAEKFRKTTLKEWDLLISKDGTIGKTVFVPASLAGGNITQHVIRLPISSQLCRPYIRIAIDSPYCQSYMRGETKGVALQGVNVGDFRKMPIPLPPLAEQHRIVAKVDELMALCDQLEQQLSQGEESRRGLLEAVLQEALADSQADLVLEGRA